One Streptomyces coeruleorubidus DNA segment encodes these proteins:
- a CDS encoding type I polyketide synthase: MTDRPTDEPAREPIAIIGIGCRFPGGATTPAAFWELLCAGVDATREVPPDRWETGKFHDPDGAKLGKMATLRGGFLDRIDEFDAQFFGISPREAIWLDPQQRLLLHAAWEALEDGGQVSAQLAGSDTGVFMGGFTLDYQLLQNYGVHSRYELQTHSATGMMMTMLANRLSYSFDFRGPSLAVDTACSGSLVAVHLAARSLWNGECSLALAGGVNVMIAPNMTIAESKGGFLSPDGRCKAFDASADGYARGEGAGVVVLKPLARALADRDPVYALIRGTAVSQDGHSNGITVPNGDAQEAAMRAACRQAGVAPRTVQYVEAHGTGTPVGDPVEAGAIGRVFSEGRPTRDRVVIGSVKTNIGHLEAAAGVAGLIKTALSLKHGRIPGQLHHHQPNPAIPFDALQLHVQTELGDWPQVPGPRLAGVNSFGFGGTNAHVVLQGPPAERPVAPHADDDRPYLVPLSARSPEALSDMAAALGETLSDSPHALRDVGHTRALRRTHHDHRLAVVAASAAEAAEKLGAFSAGREAKGVASGRVQAGKPPKLAFVCSGMGPQWWAMARQLLDGEPVFRAVVERCDRELGKYTSWSLLDELLAPEEQSRMAETEVAQPANLAVQLGLAELWRSWGIEPDGIVGHSTGEVAAQYLAGVLGFEDAIKVNYYRSSLQQRATGNGRMLAVGMTPETLNQAVADAGPLVSVAAVNSPTAVTLAGDAAILEDMAAQLETFGVFHRFLTVKVSYHSHYMDPLRADLEKGLADLRPSSAALPLYSTVTGTRIDGRGADAHYWWQNVRATVLFAAAFRQMVADGYTHFVELGPHPVLAGSMRELLAEQQQDGLVVASLRRDESDDVVLLGSLGTLYSHGHEIQWEAFYGDDARLLRLPPYPWQLKRYWNESAEAREDRHYTEVHPLLGQRMNAVHPTWERELNPRLLRYLADHRVQGNTVLPGAAFIELALAAAVEVYGEGDHALENLELRKALVLPDTADPRVRTTLYPESGRVEVAGFAATPGGDRTWTLHATARLSRRPPVRTARDLAGARGACEKHVSRADFDGLVQQMGFEYGPAFQAVEEIVTGPRGAVGRVTVPACVRDELGTYRFHPSLIDAAFQVLLTSAAPGVMDATLPASPYLPVGVDSVTVLGRPADEMYVVAEVTSADARVIVSDIALCDDQGRVLVDIRGFRAQSLDAVASLTPERIDQGLYEVQWRESSREDAAEPEADGASARDDDEASTWVLFTDATGVGSEVARCLTEAGRRVVTVAPGEVPDPVETPAGGYVIDPTDAEHYKRLLRKIAQQTEIGRVLHLWSLDLPFGEDIPVTALRDAQDLGVLSVLHLMQALSAEVTQRLPRVWLVTRTAQAVGDSPRPLALPQSPMWGIGRVIGHQEFAGMWGGIVDLDAGPETEQARRFVEEVSAPSGEDQVAFRGVQRYVARLARAGEHLTPAFPTTLRDDATYLVTGGAGALGRLVARFLAERGARHLVLMGRTSLPPRDAWHDLPAQHPRRELVDELLRLERRGVYVHYAAVDSADEAQLHAWFAEHQRLQRPPVGGVVHAAGVVEDELMLRMSRDTFQRVMRPKVGGGWLLHRLFADTPLDFFVLFGSVGSVIASAGQANYASANAFLDALAHHRRSLGLPALSIGWGPWSVGMVEQLNLEQMYARRGIELITPEAGARILGRLIGQRPAHVVAITADWATARATSMGGQLPPLFAELGTEQADLHGEDDVADAGAVLDALCRTPEAHRLDALAEHLHDIVAMVLKLDPAEFGHEENLSNLGVDSLMAVEIKHRIDAALRADVSVLDLLQGVTVLGLAHRILPLLALEKPGEQDLAGPATPHPDPPGEGPQEEELAALLAQIPPDELEQLLVELEQEPSEKASEKASENPTGAMNHDTVA, encoded by the coding sequence ATGACTGACCGGCCGACGGACGAACCGGCGCGGGAACCCATCGCCATCATCGGGATCGGTTGCCGCTTCCCAGGCGGAGCCACGACGCCCGCCGCCTTCTGGGAACTCCTGTGCGCCGGAGTAGACGCCACCCGTGAAGTGCCCCCGGATCGCTGGGAAACCGGCAAGTTCCACGACCCGGACGGCGCCAAGCTCGGCAAGATGGCCACTCTGCGAGGCGGATTCCTCGACCGGATCGACGAGTTCGACGCCCAGTTCTTCGGGATCTCCCCGCGCGAGGCGATCTGGCTGGATCCCCAGCAGCGTCTTTTGCTCCACGCCGCGTGGGAGGCCCTGGAGGACGGCGGCCAGGTGTCCGCCCAGCTCGCCGGCAGCGACACGGGCGTCTTCATGGGCGGCTTCACGCTGGACTACCAGCTGCTCCAGAACTACGGCGTGCACAGCCGCTACGAGCTCCAGACGCACTCGGCCACCGGAATGATGATGACGATGCTGGCCAACCGGCTCTCGTACTCCTTCGACTTCCGGGGACCGAGCCTTGCCGTGGACACCGCGTGCTCCGGCTCCCTGGTGGCGGTGCACCTGGCGGCCCGGAGCCTGTGGAACGGCGAGTGCTCCCTCGCCCTCGCGGGCGGCGTGAACGTCATGATCGCGCCGAACATGACCATCGCCGAATCCAAGGGCGGATTCCTGTCCCCCGACGGCCGCTGCAAGGCGTTCGACGCGTCCGCCGACGGATACGCGCGAGGCGAGGGCGCCGGCGTCGTGGTCCTCAAGCCGCTGGCACGAGCGCTGGCGGACCGCGACCCGGTCTACGCACTGATCCGGGGGACGGCCGTGTCCCAGGACGGACACAGCAACGGCATCACCGTCCCCAACGGTGACGCCCAGGAGGCGGCCATGCGCGCGGCGTGCCGGCAGGCCGGCGTCGCGCCGCGCACAGTCCAGTACGTCGAGGCACACGGCACCGGAACACCCGTCGGGGACCCCGTCGAGGCGGGTGCCATCGGCCGGGTCTTCTCCGAAGGACGCCCCACCCGTGACCGTGTCGTCATCGGGTCGGTCAAGACGAACATCGGGCACCTCGAGGCGGCGGCCGGAGTGGCGGGCCTGATCAAGACGGCACTGTCACTCAAGCACGGCCGCATCCCGGGGCAGCTGCATCACCACCAACCCAACCCGGCCATCCCGTTCGACGCCCTTCAGCTCCACGTCCAGACGGAGCTGGGCGACTGGCCGCAGGTACCCGGGCCACGCCTCGCCGGGGTCAACTCCTTCGGTTTCGGCGGTACGAACGCCCATGTGGTCCTCCAGGGCCCTCCCGCCGAGCGGCCGGTCGCGCCGCACGCCGACGACGACCGCCCGTACCTCGTCCCGCTGTCGGCCCGCAGCCCCGAGGCGCTGTCGGACATGGCGGCGGCCTTGGGGGAGACGCTGTCGGACAGCCCGCACGCCTTGCGGGACGTGGGCCATACGCGCGCGCTGCGGCGCACTCACCACGACCACCGGCTCGCGGTCGTCGCGGCGAGCGCGGCCGAGGCCGCCGAGAAGCTCGGCGCCTTCAGCGCGGGCCGCGAAGCCAAGGGTGTGGCATCCGGTCGCGTCCAGGCCGGGAAACCGCCGAAGCTGGCCTTCGTCTGTTCCGGGATGGGCCCGCAGTGGTGGGCCATGGCCCGGCAGCTGCTGGACGGCGAGCCCGTCTTCCGGGCCGTCGTCGAACGATGCGACAGGGAGCTCGGCAAGTACACCAGCTGGTCACTGCTCGACGAACTCCTCGCCCCTGAGGAGCAGTCCCGCATGGCCGAGACCGAGGTCGCGCAACCGGCAAACCTCGCGGTCCAGCTGGGCCTGGCGGAGCTGTGGCGTTCCTGGGGAATCGAACCCGACGGGATCGTCGGGCACAGCACCGGGGAGGTCGCCGCGCAGTACCTGGCGGGCGTTCTCGGCTTCGAGGACGCCATCAAGGTGAACTACTACCGCAGCAGCCTCCAGCAGAGGGCCACGGGAAACGGCCGGATGCTCGCGGTGGGCATGACCCCCGAGACCCTGAACCAGGCCGTCGCGGACGCGGGGCCCCTGGTCTCGGTCGCGGCGGTCAACAGCCCGACCGCGGTCACGCTGGCCGGCGATGCGGCGATCCTCGAGGACATGGCGGCGCAGCTGGAAACCTTCGGGGTCTTCCACCGGTTCCTGACCGTCAAGGTGTCGTACCACAGCCACTACATGGACCCGTTGCGCGCAGACCTGGAGAAGGGGCTCGCCGACCTCCGCCCGTCCTCCGCCGCCCTTCCCCTGTACTCGACCGTGACCGGCACGCGCATCGACGGCCGAGGCGCGGACGCTCACTACTGGTGGCAGAACGTTCGTGCGACAGTCCTGTTCGCGGCCGCCTTCCGTCAGATGGTGGCCGACGGATACACCCACTTCGTCGAACTCGGCCCCCACCCCGTGCTGGCCGGCTCCATGAGGGAACTGCTGGCGGAGCAGCAGCAGGACGGGCTGGTCGTTGCGTCCCTGCGCCGCGACGAATCCGACGACGTGGTGCTCCTCGGTTCCCTCGGCACCCTCTACAGCCATGGCCACGAGATCCAGTGGGAGGCGTTCTACGGCGACGACGCCCGCCTGCTTCGACTGCCGCCCTACCCATGGCAGTTGAAGAGATACTGGAACGAATCGGCGGAGGCCCGGGAAGACCGCCACTACACGGAGGTCCACCCACTGCTGGGACAGCGGATGAACGCCGTCCATCCCACCTGGGAGCGGGAGCTCAACCCACGGCTCCTGCGCTACCTGGCCGACCACCGCGTCCAGGGAAACACCGTGCTTCCCGGCGCCGCGTTCATCGAACTGGCCCTGGCGGCGGCGGTCGAGGTGTACGGCGAGGGGGACCACGCCCTCGAGAACCTGGAGCTGCGCAAGGCTCTCGTGCTCCCCGACACGGCCGACCCGCGGGTGCGCACCACCCTCTACCCGGAGTCGGGCCGGGTCGAGGTCGCCGGCTTCGCGGCCACACCCGGCGGCGACCGCACCTGGACGCTGCACGCGACAGCCCGGCTCAGCCGGCGCCCGCCCGTCCGCACCGCGCGAGACCTCGCCGGCGCACGCGGCGCCTGTGAGAAGCACGTGTCGCGCGCGGACTTCGACGGCCTCGTCCAGCAGATGGGCTTCGAGTACGGGCCGGCGTTCCAAGCGGTGGAGGAGATCGTCACCGGCCCGCGGGGGGCCGTCGGACGGGTGACCGTCCCCGCCTGCGTCCGCGACGAGCTGGGGACGTACCGGTTCCATCCCAGCCTGATCGACGCGGCGTTCCAGGTCCTGCTCACCTCCGCCGCGCCAGGAGTGATGGACGCGACGCTCCCGGCCAGTCCCTACCTGCCCGTGGGCGTCGACAGCGTCACCGTTCTCGGGCGCCCCGCCGACGAGATGTATGTGGTGGCCGAGGTCACCAGCGCCGACGCACGCGTCATCGTCAGCGACATCGCCCTCTGCGACGACCAGGGAAGGGTTCTCGTCGACATCCGCGGCTTCCGAGCACAGTCCCTCGACGCCGTGGCCAGTCTCACCCCCGAACGTATCGACCAGGGCCTCTACGAAGTCCAGTGGCGTGAGTCGTCGCGCGAGGACGCCGCGGAGCCGGAAGCCGACGGCGCAAGCGCGCGGGACGACGACGAGGCGAGCACCTGGGTGCTCTTCACGGACGCGACCGGGGTGGGCTCCGAGGTGGCCCGGTGCCTCACGGAGGCCGGACGCCGCGTCGTCACCGTGGCCCCCGGCGAGGTCCCTGACCCCGTCGAAACCCCGGCCGGTGGCTATGTGATCGACCCCACCGACGCCGAGCACTACAAGCGGCTGCTGCGGAAGATCGCCCAACAGACCGAGATCGGCAGGGTCCTGCACCTGTGGAGCCTCGATCTGCCCTTCGGCGAGGACATCCCGGTCACGGCGCTGCGGGACGCCCAGGACCTCGGCGTGCTCTCGGTCCTGCACCTGATGCAGGCGCTCTCCGCCGAGGTCACCCAGCGGCTGCCGCGCGTATGGCTGGTCACCCGCACGGCACAGGCGGTCGGAGACAGCCCCCGGCCCCTCGCCCTGCCGCAATCCCCGATGTGGGGCATCGGCCGTGTCATCGGCCACCAGGAGTTCGCCGGGATGTGGGGCGGCATCGTCGACCTCGATGCCGGGCCGGAAACGGAGCAGGCGCGCCGTTTCGTCGAGGAGGTCAGCGCACCCAGCGGCGAGGATCAGGTCGCGTTCCGGGGCGTGCAGCGGTACGTCGCACGCCTGGCACGGGCCGGCGAGCACCTCACCCCGGCCTTCCCGACGACCCTGCGCGACGACGCGACCTACCTGGTCACGGGCGGTGCGGGAGCCCTCGGTCGCCTGGTCGCCCGGTTCCTGGCCGAGCGCGGGGCCCGCCACCTCGTCCTGATGGGGCGGACCTCCCTGCCCCCGCGCGACGCCTGGCACGACCTGCCCGCTCAGCACCCGCGGCGCGAACTGGTCGACGAGCTGCTCCGCCTGGAACGCCGCGGCGTGTATGTCCACTACGCCGCGGTCGACTCCGCCGACGAGGCTCAGCTGCACGCCTGGTTCGCCGAACACCAGCGGCTTCAGCGGCCCCCGGTCGGGGGTGTCGTCCACGCCGCCGGGGTCGTCGAGGACGAGCTGATGCTCCGGATGAGCCGGGACACCTTCCAGCGGGTCATGCGCCCCAAGGTCGGCGGCGGCTGGCTGCTGCACCGTCTGTTCGCCGACACCCCACTGGACTTCTTCGTCCTGTTCGGCTCGGTCGGATCGGTCATCGCATCCGCAGGCCAGGCCAACTACGCGTCCGCGAACGCCTTCCTCGACGCGCTGGCCCACCATCGCCGGTCCCTCGGTCTGCCCGCCCTGAGCATTGGCTGGGGGCCCTGGTCGGTCGGCATGGTGGAGCAGCTCAACCTGGAGCAGATGTACGCGCGACGGGGCATCGAGCTGATCACCCCCGAGGCCGGGGCGCGCATCCTCGGCCGTCTCATCGGCCAGCGCCCGGCACACGTGGTGGCGATCACCGCCGACTGGGCGACCGCCCGGGCGACCTCGATGGGAGGACAGCTCCCGCCGCTGTTCGCCGAGCTCGGCACGGAACAGGCCGACCTGCATGGCGAGGACGACGTGGCCGACGCCGGCGCCGTGCTCGACGCTCTGTGCCGCACGCCCGAGGCGCACCGCCTGGACGCGCTCGCGGAGCACCTGCACGACATCGTCGCGATGGTGCTCAAGCTGGATCCGGCGGAGTTCGGCCACGAGGAGAACCTCAGCAACCTCGGCGTCGACTCCCTGATGGCCGTCGAGATCAAGCACCGCATCGACGCCGCCCTGCGCGCCGACGTCTCGGTCCTGGACCTCCTCCAGGGCGTGACCGTCCTCGGCCTCGCCCACCGGATCCTGCCGCTCCTCGCCCTGGAGAAACCCGGCGAACAGGACCTCGCCGGACCGGCCACCCCCCACCCGGACCCCCCGGGCGAGGGACCCCAGGAGGAGGAACTCGCCGCCCTGCTCGCGCAGATCCCGCCCGACGAACTCGAGCAACTCCTCGTCGAACTGGAGCAGGAACCCTCCGAGAAAGCCTCCGAGAAAGCCTCCGAGAACCCGACGGGAGCGATGAACCATGACACTGTCGCTTAG
- a CDS encoding DUF1702 family protein — translation MTLSLSRLRRAVMGVSDAEATAFSRGDTPTWKHLETVVRTAVGGYHAVLDGSRFDDLVPRLDRIPLEFRGYAYEGAAMGLTGLDCFLPGASRLQAYMDGPGNPHIYMVHIGAGEALARLRRKPDPFMRRLTDPALRWLVMDGYGFHEGFFKQRRFVERQQVPVHLSPFARRVFDQGVGRSIWFTSGADVDRIASTIAAFPAHRHADLWLGIGVACGYVGGVGRPTVEALRVAAGRHTSRMSVGTAFVAKGRLRAGNLIPDTELACEVLCGVCAQDAARLVDRAFEDLPDTRSAPAYDTLQRRLETSLAVTPSTNGDTA, via the coding sequence ATGACACTGTCGCTTAGCAGACTGCGTCGCGCCGTGATGGGCGTCTCGGACGCGGAGGCGACCGCCTTCAGCCGCGGCGACACCCCGACCTGGAAACACCTCGAGACCGTCGTACGCACTGCCGTCGGCGGCTATCACGCGGTCCTCGACGGCAGCCGCTTCGACGACCTCGTCCCCCGCCTGGACCGGATCCCCCTGGAGTTCCGCGGATACGCCTACGAAGGCGCCGCCATGGGACTGACCGGTCTCGACTGCTTCCTGCCGGGCGCATCCCGGCTCCAGGCCTATATGGACGGTCCCGGGAACCCGCACATCTACATGGTCCACATCGGGGCGGGGGAGGCGCTGGCCAGGTTGCGCCGCAAACCGGACCCCTTCATGCGCCGCCTGACCGATCCCGCGCTGCGCTGGCTGGTGATGGACGGCTACGGCTTCCACGAAGGCTTCTTCAAGCAGCGCCGGTTCGTGGAACGGCAACAGGTCCCCGTACATCTGTCGCCCTTCGCCCGGCGCGTCTTCGACCAGGGAGTGGGGCGGAGCATCTGGTTCACCTCCGGCGCCGACGTCGACCGGATCGCTTCGACCATCGCCGCGTTCCCGGCGCACCGGCACGCCGATCTGTGGCTGGGCATCGGCGTGGCCTGCGGGTATGTCGGCGGGGTCGGCAGGCCCACCGTCGAGGCGCTGCGCGTGGCCGCCGGGCGGCACACGTCGCGTATGTCCGTGGGAACGGCGTTCGTGGCCAAGGGCCGCCTGCGCGCCGGCAACCTGATACCCGACACCGAGCTGGCCTGTGAGGTGCTGTGCGGCGTCTGCGCCCAGGATGCCGCCCGACTCGTCGACCGGGCCTTCGAGGATCTGCCCGACACCCGGTCCGCGCCCGCGTACGACACGCTTCAGCGGCGACTGGAGACCAGCCTCGCCGTCACTCCCTCGACGAATGGGGACACGGCATGA
- a CDS encoding cation:proton antiporter, whose translation MSNSEIAILFFLQLTAILAACRLVGLLVRRMGQPQVVGEMIAGVLLGPSLLGLLVPHWQEKLFPTGPSMTMIYVVAQVGLVLYMFLVGLEFDTGLIRHRIPSAVSISLSGIFAPLALGALTAALLVRQEGKFFTEGVETWQAMLFMGSAIAITAFPMLARIIFERRLTGTSLGTLALAAGATDDAISWCLLAVVLAVFKNDTQIAFLAIGGGVVYAAFVLTVGKRLLSRLGTKAEREGGVSSPLMALVLMLLMLAAWFTDYVGIYAVFGAFILGAAMPRGVFAERIRRAFEPLTTHLLLPLFFVFSGLNTEIGLVNSVTLWGVALLILLVSVLGKGVACWFAARLNKEPQREALALGSLMNARGLMELILLNIGLQAGLITPTLFTILVFMAIATTLMATPLFELVYGRFRPQPAPVPGAAEGAVASLAEAGGGPR comes from the coding sequence GTGTCCAACTCGGAAATCGCCATTCTCTTCTTCCTGCAGCTGACCGCCATCCTCGCGGCCTGCCGCCTGGTCGGCCTGCTCGTCCGGAGGATGGGGCAGCCGCAGGTCGTGGGCGAGATGATCGCCGGCGTCCTGCTGGGGCCGTCCCTGCTGGGGCTGCTGGTTCCGCACTGGCAGGAGAAGCTGTTCCCCACCGGCCCGTCCATGACCATGATCTACGTGGTCGCCCAGGTCGGACTGGTGCTGTACATGTTCCTGGTCGGCCTGGAGTTCGACACCGGGCTGATCCGTCACCGAATCCCCAGCGCCGTGTCGATCTCCCTGTCCGGGATCTTCGCGCCGCTCGCGCTGGGCGCCCTGACCGCGGCGCTGCTCGTGCGACAGGAAGGCAAGTTCTTCACCGAGGGCGTCGAGACCTGGCAGGCCATGCTGTTCATGGGATCGGCCATCGCCATCACCGCCTTCCCGATGCTCGCCCGCATCATCTTCGAGCGTCGGCTGACGGGGACTTCGCTGGGCACCCTCGCACTGGCGGCCGGAGCCACGGACGACGCGATCTCCTGGTGCCTGCTCGCGGTCGTCCTCGCCGTGTTCAAGAACGACACACAGATCGCCTTCCTGGCCATCGGCGGTGGCGTCGTCTACGCCGCTTTCGTGCTGACCGTGGGCAAGCGGCTGCTGAGCCGACTGGGCACCAAGGCCGAGCGGGAGGGCGGCGTGAGCTCGCCGCTCATGGCGCTGGTGCTGATGCTGCTCATGCTGGCGGCCTGGTTCACCGACTATGTCGGTATCTACGCGGTGTTCGGCGCCTTCATCCTCGGCGCGGCGATGCCCCGCGGTGTCTTCGCCGAGCGCATACGCCGCGCCTTCGAGCCGCTCACCACCCATCTGCTGCTGCCGCTCTTCTTCGTGTTCTCCGGCCTGAACACCGAGATCGGCCTCGTCAACAGCGTCACGCTGTGGGGAGTCGCGCTGCTCATCCTGCTGGTCTCCGTACTGGGCAAGGGCGTCGCCTGCTGGTTCGCGGCCCGGCTCAACAAGGAGCCGCAGCGGGAAGCCCTGGCGCTGGGAAGCCTGATGAACGCGCGGGGCCTCATGGAGCTCATCCTGCTCAACATCGGGCTCCAGGCCGGCCTGATCACCCCGACCCTGTTCACCATCCTGGTCTTCATGGCCATCGCGACCACGCTCATGGCCACCCCGCTGTTCGAGCTCGTCTACGGCCGGTTCCGCCCCCAGCCCGCTCCCGTCCCCGGAGCCGCCGAAGGGGCTGTCGCGAGCCTTGCCGAGGCGGGAGGAGGTCCGCGATGA
- a CDS encoding thioesterase II family protein, giving the protein MTAAPGEGGALRERVARLPDDKRARLLRQLRGRPYAPQDEDSWFVRYSAADAPGLRLFCFPYAGGGGSVFRTWSEGLPAGVELWAAQLPGRETRVTEPALRQLDPLVESLYEAVLPRLDLPYAFFGHSMGALVAFELTRRLRRAGAPQPSRLLLAAFRAPQLPNPNIRIHHMPDEVLRTVLRKEGTPPEVLDNGELMRALLPMLRADFELCDTYRYRDELPLTMPVSVFGGDQDVRVSRSDLDMWRSQADGPFRLVMLPGSHFFLHSSQDLLLAELSRELGAAAARTEEGERCHD; this is encoded by the coding sequence GTGACCGCCGCGCCGGGCGAGGGCGGCGCCCTGCGCGAACGCGTGGCACGCCTGCCCGACGACAAGCGCGCCCGCCTGCTGCGCCAACTGCGCGGCCGGCCGTACGCCCCCCAGGACGAGGACAGCTGGTTCGTGCGGTACTCCGCCGCCGACGCGCCCGGGCTCCGGCTCTTCTGCTTCCCCTATGCCGGGGGCGGCGGTTCGGTGTTCCGCACGTGGAGCGAGGGGCTGCCCGCCGGCGTCGAGCTGTGGGCGGCCCAGCTGCCGGGCCGGGAGACCCGGGTGACCGAACCCGCCCTGCGGCAGCTGGATCCGCTGGTCGAGTCCCTGTACGAGGCCGTCCTGCCGCGGCTGGACCTGCCGTACGCGTTCTTCGGCCACAGCATGGGCGCGCTGGTGGCGTTCGAGCTCACCCGGCGCCTGCGTCGCGCGGGGGCACCACAGCCGTCCCGGCTGCTCCTCGCCGCGTTCCGGGCGCCCCAACTGCCCAACCCCAACATCAGGATCCATCACATGCCCGATGAAGTACTCAGAACGGTGCTGCGCAAGGAGGGCACGCCCCCGGAGGTGCTCGACAACGGGGAGCTGATGCGGGCTCTGTTGCCCATGCTCCGGGCCGACTTCGAACTGTGCGACACCTATCGGTACCGCGACGAGCTCCCCTTGACCATGCCCGTGTCGGTCTTCGGCGGTGACCAGGACGTGCGCGTCAGCCGCAGTGATCTCGACATGTGGCGGTCGCAGGCCGACGGGCCGTTCCGGCTCGTCATGCTCCCGGGCTCTCACTTCTTCCTGCACAGCTCACAGGACCTGCTGCTGGCCGAACTCTCCCGGGAGCTCGGGGCGGCGGCCGCTCGCACCGAGGAAGGAGAAAGGTGCCATGACTGA
- a CDS encoding DUF1702 family protein: MSVLGAVMRPLFEVAPSDFPASVGTGAGAERLSTVVFTVTECCELTLLNRREAALVPKLDAYPEELRGFAYEGAGVGLAALDQLLPWKQRTRRFVDRAASEYIFAVYLGAGMGLARLRRNPEPFRRRLRDDVFNWAVLDGYGFHEGFFAYRRHVQERATPRHLSGYGLSAFDHGLGRSIWFATGADVERVAATIEAFPESRRGDLWAGVGLACGYTGGVDEPTVEALRNRADGCRSRLAEGVIVAARARHQVGNPAEHNEVACRVICKIDSGKAAEIAAAALVDLPTDDVEPAYEIWRRRIRRQFA; the protein is encoded by the coding sequence ATGAGCGTGCTGGGTGCTGTGATGAGGCCGCTGTTCGAGGTCGCCCCGTCGGACTTCCCCGCCTCGGTGGGCACGGGTGCCGGCGCGGAGCGGCTCAGCACGGTCGTGTTCACCGTCACGGAGTGCTGCGAGCTCACGCTCCTCAACCGCCGAGAGGCGGCCCTGGTGCCCAAGCTGGACGCGTACCCCGAGGAGTTGCGGGGGTTCGCCTACGAGGGAGCGGGGGTCGGGCTCGCGGCGCTGGACCAGCTGCTGCCGTGGAAACAGCGCACCCGCCGCTTCGTCGACCGGGCGGCGAGCGAGTACATCTTCGCGGTCTACCTCGGCGCGGGCATGGGTCTCGCACGGTTGCGCCGCAACCCGGAACCGTTCCGCCGGCGCCTGCGGGACGACGTGTTCAACTGGGCCGTCCTCGACGGATACGGCTTCCACGAGGGCTTCTTCGCCTACCGCCGCCATGTGCAGGAGCGTGCCACGCCGAGACATCTCAGTGGCTACGGACTGAGCGCCTTCGACCACGGACTCGGACGCAGCATCTGGTTCGCCACGGGCGCGGACGTCGAGCGGGTCGCGGCAACCATCGAGGCGTTCCCCGAGTCACGCCGGGGCGATCTGTGGGCCGGTGTCGGTCTGGCCTGCGGGTACACGGGCGGGGTCGACGAACCGACGGTCGAGGCGCTGCGGAATCGTGCGGACGGCTGCCGGAGCCGGCTCGCCGAAGGCGTGATCGTCGCGGCCAGAGCCCGGCACCAGGTGGGCAATCCGGCCGAGCACAACGAGGTCGCCTGTCGGGTGATCTGCAAAATCGACAGCGGCAAGGCCGCGGAGATCGCCGCCGCGGCCCTGGTCGACCTCCCCACCGACGACGTCGAACCGGCCTATGAGATCTGGCGCCGACGCATTCGCCGGCAGTTCGCCTGA